GCCCTGGCCGGGGTCAACGGCGACTTCTTCAACATCAGCGAGACCCATGCCGGGGTGGTGCCCACGGGGTCCTCGTCCGGGCCCGAGGTCGACGGGGGCCGTCCGCTCAAGGGCGCCGTTCCGGACGGGCAGCGCTTCGGCCCCTCGCTGCCGCCCGGCACGTCCACCGAGGACGTCATCGGCGTCGGCGCCGACCGGCGCGGGCATGTGGCGCGCCTCCGCCTGACCGGGACGGTCCGCTCCGGCCGGACGTCCATCGCGCTGCGCGGCCTCAACCAGTACGCGCTCCCGGTCGGCGGCGTCGGGGCGTTCGGCCCCGAATGGGGGGACGTGTCGCGGCAGCGCGCGGTGTGCGGGACGGACAAGGTGCGCAACGACCCGTGCAGCACGAACGCCGCGGAGGCGACCGTGCGGCGGGGTGTGGTGACGGGCGTCTCCGGCACGGTGGGCGGCGGCGCGATCCCGTCCGGCACGACCGTGCTCGTCGGACGGGAGAAGGGCGCCGACGCGCTGCGCCGCCTCAGGCCCGGCGACCGGGTGCGGGTCTCGTACCGCTTCACCGGGCCGGTCCGCTTCCGGTTCGCCGTCGGCGGGTTCCCGATCCTGCGGGACGGCAGGCCGCTGGACGGCCTGAGCGCCACCGGCCCGGCGCCGCGCACGGCCGCGGGGGTGAGCCGCGACGGCCGGCGCTTCTACCTCGTGGTGGTGGACGGCAGGTCCGAGCGCAGCGGCGGCCTGACCGTCGCGGAACTGGCGTCCCTGCTCGGCAGGGCGGGCGCCGACGACGCCGTGAACCTCGACGGCGGCGGCTCCTCGGCCCTCGTGGCGCGGTCCCCCGGCGAGCCCGCGGTGACCGTCCGCAACACCCCCTCGGACGGTTCGGAACGCGCGGTGGCCAACGGCATCGGCGTCTTCACCACGAGCTCACGCCGCTGACAGGAGCGTCAGGAGCCCGGCTTCCTGTCCTGGTGGCGCTTGTCGCGGACGTAGATGATGTTCGCCTTGCCGTCGCCGGGGCTGCGGCGGTCCAGGACGAACAGCGTCGTCGCGGCGATCAGCTCGTTGAGCTTGGCGTAGCCGTAGTTGCGGGAGTCGAACTCGGGGCGCTGCTTGGTGATGATGTGGCCCACGGACGCCAGGGCGGCCCAGCCGTCCTCGTCGGACGCCGCCTCCACGGCGTTGCGGAGGAGGTTGACGAGGGCGGCGTCCTTCTTCAGCTTGGCGGCCGGCGTCGGGGGCGCCGGCTGGAGCGTCGCGGCGGCCGGGGTGGTCGCGTCCTGGTCGTACAGCAGGTTCTCGATGTAGATGAACTTGTCGCAGGCCGCCACGAAGGGCTTGGGGGTCTTGCGCTCGCCGAATCCGTACACGGTCAGGCCCGACTCGCGGATGCGCGCGGCCAGGCGGGTGAAGTCGCTGTCGCTGGAGACGAGGCAGAACCCGTCGAAGCGGTCGGAGTACAGCAGGTCCATCGCGTCGATGACCATCGCGGCGTCGGTCGCGTTCTTGCCCTTGGTGTAGGCGAACTGCTGGATCGGCTGGATCGACTGGTCGAGCAGCTGCTCCTTCCAGCCCCGCAGGCTGGTGCCGGTCCAGTCGCCGTAGGCGCGCTTGACGTGGGCCGTCCCGTACTTCGCGACCTCTGCCAGGAGGGCCTCGACGATCGCGGGCTGCGCGTTGTCGGCGTCGATGAGCACCGCCAGCCTGGCCGTGTTCTCGCTGACCATCCGCACCTCCGCACAAATGCCGCCGAGCCGGTGAGCCGCTCGACCGAGCGGCGTGGCCAGTACATCAGAGGTCGTGCCCGCCCTGCCGGATGCCCGGCATCGGCCAGCGGGTCGCCGGAAGCGCCGACCGCAATAGGATCGCGGGCGGTTGCGGCTATGGGAGGGTTTCTTGGGAGAGCAGTCACGGATCGACTCGTCGGTTCCGCACTCGGCGCGGATCTGGAACCACTGGCTGGGCGGGAAGGACAACTACCCCGTCGACCAGGAGGTGGGGGACGAGTTCCTCGCGATCTTTCCTGGTCAGGTGGACATCGCGCGGCATTCGCGGGCGTTCCTCGGGCGCGCCGTCCGGTATCTGGCGGGCGAGGTCGGGATGCGGCAGTTCCTCGACATCGGCACCGGCCTGCCCACCGTGGACAACACCCACGAGGTCGCGCAGCGGATCGCGCCCGACGCGCGGGTGGTGTACGTGGACAACGATCCCCTCGTCCTCACCCATGCCCGCGCGCTGCTGACCTCCGCGCCCGAGGGCGTCACCTCCTACATCGACGCCGACATCCGCGAGCCGGACGTGATCCTGGCGAAGGCCGCCGAGACGCTCGACTTCGACCGGCCGGTGGCCCTGCTGCTCCTCGGGATCCTCGGTCACCTGACCGACGGCGAGGATCCCGAAGGGGTCCTCGCCCGGCTGGTGGCGCCGCTCGCGCCGGGCAGCCACGTCGTCATCAACGACGGCAGCGACGTCTTCGGGGCGCCGGGCGCGGGCGGTGCCGACGACACCGCCCGCGCCCGCGCGATCGCCCGGTACGTCGAGGCGGGCGGGATCGCCTACAACCTCCGCTCCCCCGAGCGCATCACCGGGTACTTCGACGGCCTGGAGCTGCTGGAACCGGGGGTCGTGCCGGTGTCGCGCTGGCGTCCCGAGCCGTCGCCGTTCGACGAGCCGCCCGAGGTGGACGCCTTCTGCGGCGTCGCCCGCGTCAGCGGCTGAAGGCCGGAAGGGCGTAGCCCTTGTCATTGGGGTAGGGCGTGAACATGTCGCCGGTCAGGGCGTAGACCATGCCGCCCTCCCAGACGAGGCCGGGGGGTGGTCACGGCGGGCGGGTGGCCGAAGCGGCAGACCTTCGGGTACTGGGCCGCGCCGCCGGTGGTGCAGCCGTCCGCCGGGTTCGGCGTCTTCCAGATGACGTGGCCGTTGGACGGGTCGAGCGCGAACAGCGTGCCCGGGTTCGCCATGGAGGTGGCGGCGTAGAGGCGGTGGCCGTCGTAGCTCGCGCCCCGCTCACCGCCGAACGGCGGCTTCCCGTGAGGGGTTTCGCGGCCGCGGGGATCTCACTGGGCGGGAGGGGGCGGCGGGGGTGCGAGGGGGTGGGTACTCTACCAAACAGTTGTTAGAAAGAGGGTCGCATGGATCTTGAGTTCGGGGCGGCGGACGAGGAGTTCCGCGGCGAGGTGCGGGGATGGCTGCGCGAGCACGTCCCGGCGCGGCCCCTCCCGTCGCTGGAGACCGCGGAGGGCTTCGCGGCGCACCGGGAGTGGGAGCGGACGCTCGGGGCGGCGCGGCTGGGCGTGGTGTCGTGGCCGGAGGAGTACGGCGGGCGCGGCGCGTCGGTGCTCCAGTGGCTGGTCTTCGAGGAGGAGTACTACGCGGCGGGCGCGCCGGGGCGGGTCAGCCAGAACGGCATCAACCTGCTGGCGCCGACGCTGCTCAAGCACGGGACGCCCGAGCAGCTCGCGCGGATCCTGCCGCCGATGGCGGCGGGCGAGGTGATCTGGGCGCAGGCGTGGTCGGAGCCGGGCGCGGGCAGCGACCTCGCGGCCCTGCGGGCGACGGCGACCCGGACCGACGGCGGCTGGCTGCTGGACGGGCAGAAGACGTGGAGCTCGCGGGCCGCGTTCGCCGACCGGGGCTTCGGGCTGTTCCGGTCCGACGCCGAGTCGTCCCGCCACAAGGGCCTCACCTACCTGATGTTCCCGCTGGACGCCGAGGGCGTGACGGTCCGCCCGATCGGGCGGCTGGACGGCAAGCCGGCGTTCGCCGAGCTGTTCCTCGACAAGGTCTTCGTCCCCGACGAGGACGTCATCGGCGCGCCCGGGGACGGCTGGCGGGTCGCGATGGCCACGGCCGGCAACGAGCGCGGCCTCACGCTGCGCAGCCCCGGGCGGTTCACCGCGGCGGCCGAGCGGCTCGTGGAGCTGTGGAAGGAGCGCGCGGACGCCTCCGGCGACGCGCTGCGGGACCGGGTCGCGGACGCCTGGATCAGGGCGCGGGCCTACCGGCTCAAGGGGTTCGAGACGGTCTCGCGGGACGACGACATCGGCGCGGAGTCGAGCCTGAACAAGGTGTTCTGGTCGGAGCTGGACGTGGCGCTGCACGAGACCGCGCTCGATCTGCTCGGCCCGGACGGCGAGCTGGAGTCGGAGTGGCTGGAGAACTACGTGTTCTCGCTGGCCGGCCCCATCTACGCGGGCACGAACGAGATCCAGCGCAACGTGATCGCCGAGCGGCTGCTCGGCCTGCCGAGGGGGTCGCGGTGAAGTTCGTTCTCTCCGCCGAGCAGCGGATGTTCGGCGAGACGCTGCGCAAGCTGCTGGGCACGGCCGGCACCGCCGGGGCCGCCCGCGCCTGGGCGGCCGGGGACGCCGGCCCGGGGCTGGCCCTGTGGTCGGCGGTCGCCGAGGCCGGGGCGTTCGCGGTGGCCGTGCCGGAGGAGGCGGGCGGCGCGGGGCTGCTGCCGGTCGAGCTGGCCGTCGCGGCGGAGGAGCTGGGGCGGGCCGCCGCGCCCGGCCCCTACGTGGAGACGCTCGCCGCCGCCGAGCTGCTCGGCGGGTCGCCGTGGCTGCCGCGCGTCGCCGCGGGCGAGGCGGTCGTGACGCTCGCCGTCCCGCACGCGCTGGACGCCGACGTCGCCGACCTGGTGCTCACCGCCGACGGCGCGGAGCGGAAGGCGACCGGGGAGGCCGCCCGGTCGCTCGACCCGGCGCGGCGGCTGTTCCGCGTCCCCGAGGGCGCGGGGTTCACCGACCTCGGCGTGCTGCTGTGCGCGGCGCAGCAGGTGGGGCTCGGGCAGGCGCTGCTGGAGGTGTCGGTCGAGTACGCCAGGACGCGGCGGCAGTTCGGCCGCCCGATCGGCGAGTACCAGGCGATCAAGCACCATCTGGCGAGCGCGATGGTCGAGCTGGAGTTCGCCCGCCCGCTGGTGTACGGGGCGGCGCTGGCGTACGGGACGCCGGACTTCGCGCGGGACGCGTCCGCCGCGAAGGTCGCCGCGTCGGAGGCGTCCTACGGGATGGCCAAGACCGCGCTCCAGGTGCACGGTGCGATCGGCTACACCGACGAGTACGACCCGTCGCTGTGGATCCGCAAGGCGCGGGCCCTGTACTCGGCGTGGGGCACCGTGGCCGAGCACAGGGCACGCGTCGTCGCCGCCCTCTAGGCGCGGTCGCGCTCCTTGAGCTTCACGCGCCAGATCTTGCCGGACGCGGTCTTCGGGAGGTCGTCCACGAAGACGACCTCCCGGGGGACCTTGAAGTTCGCGAGCCGCTCCCGGCAGTGCGCGACCAGCTCGTCCCGCGTGGCCGCGGCGCCGGGGCGGAGCCGGACGTAGGCGCGGCCCACCTCGCCCATGCGCGCGTCCGGGACGCCGACGACGCCCGACTCGGCGACGGCGTCGTGGCGGGCGAGGGCGTTCTCGACCTCGGCCGGGTACACGTTGAACCCGCCGACGACGAACATCTCCTTGGTGCGCCCGGTGATGGTGAGGTTGCCGCGCTCGTCGAGGCGCCCGCGGTCGCCGGTGTCGAGCCAGCCGTCGCGGATCGCCTCGGCGGTCGCCTCCGGGTCGTCCAGGTAGCCCTTCATGACGTTGTAGCCGCGGACGAGGATCCTGCCGTCGGTCCCGGCCGGGACGCGCCCGCCCTCGCCGTCGACGATCGCGACCTCGACGTCGGGGATGGGCCGGCCGGACGTGGTGGCGATGGTCTGGTCGTCGTCGTCCACCGAGCAGGCCGTGACCGTCCCGGACGCTTCGGTCAGCCCGTACGCGGTCACCACCTGCGGGAACAGCTCGTCCTTGATGCGCCGCACCAGCGTGACGGGCACGTCTCCCGCGCCCGTCACAGCGAGCCGGAGGCTCGACAGGTCGTGCTCGTCCCGGCCCGGGGCGTGCAGCAGCGCGGTGTAGACGGTCGGCGGCCCCGGCAGGACGGTGATCTTCTCCTGCTCGATCAGCCGCAGCGTCTCCGGGACGTCGAACGTGCGTTGCAGCACCATCGTGGCGCCCCGCATCACGCACGCCAGCACGCCCGCCTTGTAGCCGAACGAGTGGAACATCGGGTTGACGATGAGGTAGCGGTCGCCTGCCCGCACGCCGGTGCGGCCCGTCCACGCCCGGTAGGTGAGGACGTTCTGCTCGTGGGTGACGACGGCGCCCTTGGGCCTGCCGGTCGTCCCGGAGGTGAACAGGATGTCGGCGACGGTCTCCGGGCGGACGGCCGCCGCCCGCGCGTCGGCCTCGTCCGGGGAGACGGCCCCGGCGGTGAAGTCGTCCCAGGAGATCACTCCCGGGCGCGCGGGGCCGTTGAACGTGACGACCGTCCGCAGCGCGGGCAGCCCGGGGGCGCCGGATCCTTCCACGCCGAGCATGCCGGGGTAGTCGATGCCGAGGAACCCGTCCTCCACGAAGAGGATCTTCGCCTCGGACTTGGAGAGCGGCCACCGCGCCTCGTCGCCCTTGTAGCGGGTGTTGAGCGGGACGAGCGTCGCGCCCGCGCCGAGGGCACCGAGCACGGTGACGATCCAGCGCAGGCCGTTGGGCGCCCAGACGGCGATGCGGTCCCCCGGCACGAAACCGGCCCCGACGAACGCGCCCGTAACCTGGCGGACCTGCTCCCGCAGCTCGGCGTAGGTGACCCGGACGTCGCCGTCCACGACCGCCTCCGCGTCCGGAAACTCGTTCGCCGCCCGCGCCACCAACTCCGGAATCGTCAGCTCGTTCATGAACCCTCATCATCCCGGCCCCGCCCCCGCCCGGCCTTCGGCGTCCCGGTGACCGGTACATCCGTCTCGTCCCAACAAACGAGGGTGTAGGCGCGGCACCCGGGCTGACCGGCGATGACGTGAGGACTATTCACATTTTGCCGGATCGGTGTTTCACTCGGCTGAGAGCCACTGGACGTCTCCCCCCGGCCGAGGTGCCCCATGCCCGTCCGACGTGCCGCCTGCGTTCCGATCCTTCTCGTTCTCCTGCTCGCACTCCTGCCCGCCCCCCGCGCGAACGCGGAGGGCGAGCCGCGCGAGGTGCGCGGCTACATCGACGCCCACAGCCACCTGATGGCCTACGAAGCGTTCGGCGGCGCGCTCATGTGCGGCAAGCCGTTCGACCCGCGCGGCATCCAGGAGGCGCTGCGCGACTGCCCCGACCACGCGGGCAACGGCGTGCTCGCCTGGTGGGAGAACTTCAACAAGTACGGCACCCCGTTCGGCACCCACGACCCGACCGGCTGGCCGACGTTCAAGGACTGGCCCGCCTACGACTCCCGCACCCACCAGCAGGTGTACTACGAGTGGCTGGAGCGGTCCTGGCGGGCCGGGCAGCGCGTCCTCGTCAACCACCTGGTGGACAACCGGCAGCTCTGCGAGATCTATCCGCTCAAGCGCACCCCCTGCGACGAGATGGCCTCGATCCGGGTCCAGGCGCAGCGGATGCGGGAGATGCAGAGCTTCATCGACGAGCGCACCGGCGGCCCCGGCAAGGGCTGGTTCCGGATCGTGCGCGACTCGGCGCAGGCCCGCCAGGTCATCGAGGACGGAAAGCTCGCCGTCGTCCTCGGCATCGAGACCTCCGAACCCTTCGGCTGCCGGCTCGTGGGCGGCGCACCGGCCTGCACCCGCGCCGACATCGACCGGGGGCTGGACGAGGCGCGGAGCCTCGGCGTGGCCTCGATGTTCGTGTGCCACAAATACGACAACGCGCTGTGCGGCGTGCGGTTCGACGGCGGTGTGGCGGGCGCGTTCGTCAACCTCGCCAACTTCGTCGGCACCGGGCGGTTCTGGCAGGCCGAGACGTGCACCGGCGCCGCGCACGACAACACGATCGCCCCGGCGGGCGAGGTCGGCGACGCCCTCCAGCCGATCCTGAAGCTGCTCGGAATGGCGGGGATCACGCTCCCGATCTATCCGAGCGGCCCGCACTGCAACGTCCGGGGGCTCAGCGACCTCGGCGCGTACATGATCCAGGGGATGATGAAGCGGCACATGATCGTCGAGGTCGACCACATGAGCGCGAAGGCCGCCGGCCAGGCCCTCGGCATCCTGGAGGCCGCGCGGTATCCCGGTGTCATCTCGTCCCACAGCTGGATGGACGCGACCTATCTGCCCCGCGTCTACCGGCTCGGCGGCATGGTGGCCGGATACGGCAGCGCGGCCGACCGGTTCACCGCGGAGTGGCGGCGCGACAAGGCGCAGCGCGATCCGGCCCGCCCGTTCGGCTACGGGTACGGGCTCGACGCCAACGGCATGGGCGCGCTGCCGGGGCCCCGCACGGGCGGGGACGCGGGCCCGCTGCGCTACCCGTTCGCCTCGCCGATCGACCCGGCGGTGAAGCTCGACCGGCTCCGCGCCGGGCTGCGCACCTGGGACCTCAACACCGACGGCGTCGCCAACTACGGCCTCGTCCCGGACTGGATCGCCGACATCCGCGCGGTCGGCGGGCCGGAGATCACCGAGGACATGGCGCGCGGCGCGGAGGTCTACCTGCGGATGTGGCGCGCCGCCGAAACCGCGCCGTCGTAAGGCCCGATAGGCTTGCGGGCATGCGTTGACCCCTGCCCGCGAGCCGGGCACCGCCGACGTCTTCTTCGTGACACGCGACCCGAACCGGAGCACACGAAGGAGACGTCAACCATGAGCACGTCGATCCGCATCGACGTCCCCGAGGCGCTCGCCGCCTCGCACAGCAAGCACTTCGGCGCGTCCGGCCGCGCCTGGATCGCCGCGCTGCCCGACCTGGCCAACGAGTTCCTGGACCGCTGGGCGCTGCGCCCGGACGGCCCGGGACGGCACGGCGTGGCCTCGCTCGTCCTGCCGGTGACCCGCGCGGACGGCACGCCCGCCGCGCTCAAGCTCCAGCCGGTCACCGACGAGCACGCCACCGAACCGGTCGGCCTGCGCGTATGGGACGGCGAAGGGGCCGTGCGCCTGCTCGACCACGACCCGGGCACCGGCACGATGCTGCTCGAACGCCTGGACGCGACCCGGCCGCTGTCATCGGTGGCCGACGACGACACCGCCTTGGGCGTCCTGGCCGACTTGCTGGTCCGCCTGGTCGCGGTCCCCGCGCCCGAGGGGCTGCGCCGCCTGGCCGACATCGCCGCCGCCATGCTCGACGAGGTTCCCGGCGCCGTCCCCGCGCTGGGCGACCCGGCCGACCGGCGGCTGGTGCGGACGTGCGCGTCCGCCGTGGCCGAACTCGTCGGCGAGCCCGGCGACCGCCTGCTCCACTGGGACCTGCACTACGACAACGTCCTCGCCGCCGAGCGTGAACCCTGGCTGGCCATCGACCCCAAGCCCCTCGCCGGCGACCCCGGCTTCGACCTGCTGCCGGCGCTGGACGACCGCTGGGACGAGGTGGTCGCGGGCGGCGACGTGACCCGGGCGGTCCTGCGCCGCTTCGACCTGCTGACCGAGGCCCTCGGCCTGGACCGGAAGCGGGCGACCGGCTGGACGCTCGGCCGCGTGCTGCAGAACGCGCTGTGGGACGTCGAGGACGGCGAGACCGCACTGGACCCCGCCCAGGTCGCCATCGCCACCGCCCTGCTCCGCCATCGCGCGGGCTGACGGGCCAGGCCGCACCGGCGCCCGCGGGACGGTTCCCGCGGGCGCCGGTGCGGGCCGGCGTGGCCGTCGGTCAGCAGGTGCCGAGCATCGTGGTGAGGGCGCTCTTCTCCGAGCCGTCCACGGTCAGGCCCCAGGACCACTTCACCTGGATCCAGGCCCGGGCGTAGGTGCAGCGGAAGGCGGCGACCGACGGCTTCCACTCGGCCGGGTCCTTGTCGCTCTTCGCCTGGTTGACGTTGTCGGTGACGGCCCACAGCTGGGGGCCCGCGAGGTCGTTGGCGAACGACTGGCGGCGCGAGGTCGTCCAGGACCAGGCGCCGGACGCCCACGCCTCGGCGAGCGGCACCATGTGGTCGATGTCCAGGTCGGACGCCTGCGTCCAGGTGGCGCCGTCGTAGGGCGAGTACCACTTGCCGGACTTCGCGGCGCACGCGGAATCGGTGGTGACGTTCGTGCCGTCCCGCTTCAGCACGGTCTCGCGGGTGTTGCACGTCCCGGAGATGGTGATCCAGTGCGGGAACAGGTCGCGGTCGTAGGTGCTCCCGTGGGATTCGGCGGCCACGGTGAGGGCGGCCAGGCGGCTCTCCGCCGTGGCGGCGGACGGGATGCCGGGTGGTGTGGCGGACGCGGGCGCGGCCGTCGCGCCGAGCAGTGCCGCGCTCAGGGCGGCGGGGAGCGCGAGCATGAGGAGTCGTCGCATCGGAGGCCTTTCCGCGGTCGTCCCCGGGCCGGGGCTGGAGCCCCGAGGGGGAGCGGGAACGACGGCACTGCGACGGTGACATTTTTGACAAATACGAATAAATGTCACGCATTGCCCACGCACGCTGCCGCCGTTGGTCGGAAGCTGACGTCTATCGCCGACTGAAGGCCTATGAGCTGCGACGACACCGGCGATAGCGGTCCCGTGACGGCAGATGAAGAAATCTTGAACCCCGGGCACAGCGCCGGGCCAAGCCCGGTCCGGGCGCGGGGCAAGGCGTCCCGGGGGTACACGGCCGCGAGGACGATTTCGGCGTCGTGCCAGAGGCGGCGGGCGAGCGCGCCCTCGCGGGCCCTGGCCTTGAGCGGCTTCTCCTTGGCGACGTGGAAGTAGCGTCCGGTGCCGGCGGAGTCCACCAGGTCCACGACCGGCGGAGCGGCCCTGCCCACCGGTTTCAAGGCCGGTTTGACGGCCCTCATAAGCAGGCCGAAGGGCCCGCCCCGCGTGGTGAGGTCCGTGCGCAGCACGCCCGGATGCACCGCGTCGATCGTGACACCGGCGTCCTTCCACCGCTCGGCGAACAGCGGGACCATCAGCAGGTTCGCCAGCTTGGTGTCGGCGTAGGTCCGGACGGGATGGAAGTCCCGGCCCTCGGGCGTCCGGTCGGGGTCGACCCGGCCTGCGGCGTAGAGGGCTGCGCTGCCCGGCGCAGGAAGGCGGGCCGCCCATGACCCGGCCCTCGCCGAGGAGCAGCGCAACCGCTACCGGACGTGGAGCGAGGCCCTCCAGCTCGTCCTTGCGACGTCGGGCCATCCATCCGGCCCGCTCCTGGAGGAGGCCGCCGAGACCGTTATGACCGTCGTGGACGGCATCGGGAGCCAGGCCGTGTTCGACCTCGGCCGCTGGCCCGCCGAACGACAAGAGCGCCAGATGCGCCGGCAGGTGACGCACGTCCTATCAGACCTGCGTCGTCCAGTCGGGAATGGAGCGGCAGAGGAGCTTGGAGCAGGCTGCGAACTGCAGCCTGCAACGCTCGGGCAGTTCATCGACCGGTCGGCCCGGCGCGGCTGGCCGAGGTCACAGTTCGGTCATGCTCCTCGTGTGGTGAATCGCTCCCGATAAGCCGCAGGTGTGACGCCGAAGCGTTGCTTGAACAGCCGGTGGAGCGTCTCGAGCGAGCCGAGCCCGACCGCGTTCGCGATGGCTCTGAGCCCGTTGCCGGTGTGGAGGAGTTGCCGCGCGGCGGCGTCAACACGGACCGACTCCACATACTGTGCAGGCGTCACCCCGACCTGCTGACGGAAGAGGCGCGAGAAGTGCCGGACGCTGAGGTTGGTCCGGCGTGCGAGCGCGTCGTTGGACAGGTCCTCGGTGAGATGGTCCGGAATCCATGCCTGCAGGCGGGCGATCTGAGCGTCGGTGGCCGATGGGTACACCAGAAGCTCGCTGAACTGGCTC
The sequence above is a segment of the Actinomadura coerulea genome. Coding sequences within it:
- a CDS encoding phosphodiester glycosidase family protein, whose amino-acid sequence is MASRWVAVGAAAAVAVGAGWVPARADTTPADGAGSGERADAAGARAPVSAEVGEVRFTSSEKLATGATFRAFETSGAGGRVAGELVDVDLRQAGVGLLRPPVVAARRTVSAMADAQHALAGVNGDFFNISETHAGVVPTGSSSGPEVDGGRPLKGAVPDGQRFGPSLPPGTSTEDVIGVGADRRGHVARLRLTGTVRSGRTSIALRGLNQYALPVGGVGAFGPEWGDVSRQRAVCGTDKVRNDPCSTNAAEATVRRGVVTGVSGTVGGGAIPSGTTVLVGREKGADALRRLRPGDRVRVSYRFTGPVRFRFAVGGFPILRDGRPLDGLSATGPAPRTAAGVSRDGRRFYLVVVDGRSERSGGLTVAELASLLGRAGADDAVNLDGGGSSALVARSPGEPAVTVRNTPSDGSERAVANGIGVFTTSSRR
- a CDS encoding NYN domain-containing protein yields the protein MVSENTARLAVLIDADNAQPAIVEALLAEVAKYGTAHVKRAYGDWTGTSLRGWKEQLLDQSIQPIQQFAYTKGKNATDAAMVIDAMDLLYSDRFDGFCLVSSDSDFTRLAARIRESGLTVYGFGERKTPKPFVAACDKFIYIENLLYDQDATTPAAATLQPAPPTPAAKLKKDAALVNLLRNAVEAASDEDGWAALASVGHIITKQRPEFDSRNYGYAKLNELIAATTLFVLDRRSPGDGKANIIYVRDKRHQDRKPGS
- a CDS encoding SAM-dependent methyltransferase, which gives rise to MGEQSRIDSSVPHSARIWNHWLGGKDNYPVDQEVGDEFLAIFPGQVDIARHSRAFLGRAVRYLAGEVGMRQFLDIGTGLPTVDNTHEVAQRIAPDARVVYVDNDPLVLTHARALLTSAPEGVTSYIDADIREPDVILAKAAETLDFDRPVALLLLGILGHLTDGEDPEGVLARLVAPLAPGSHVVINDGSDVFGAPGAGGADDTARARAIARYVEAGGIAYNLRSPERITGYFDGLELLEPGVVPVSRWRPEPSPFDEPPEVDAFCGVARVSG
- a CDS encoding acyl-CoA dehydrogenase family protein; the protein is MDLEFGAADEEFRGEVRGWLREHVPARPLPSLETAEGFAAHREWERTLGAARLGVVSWPEEYGGRGASVLQWLVFEEEYYAAGAPGRVSQNGINLLAPTLLKHGTPEQLARILPPMAAGEVIWAQAWSEPGAGSDLAALRATATRTDGGWLLDGQKTWSSRAAFADRGFGLFRSDAESSRHKGLTYLMFPLDAEGVTVRPIGRLDGKPAFAELFLDKVFVPDEDVIGAPGDGWRVAMATAGNERGLTLRSPGRFTAAAERLVELWKERADASGDALRDRVADAWIRARAYRLKGFETVSRDDDIGAESSLNKVFWSELDVALHETALDLLGPDGELESEWLENYVFSLAGPIYAGTNEIQRNVIAERLLGLPRGSR
- a CDS encoding acyl-CoA dehydrogenase family protein, with protein sequence MKFVLSAEQRMFGETLRKLLGTAGTAGAARAWAAGDAGPGLALWSAVAEAGAFAVAVPEEAGGAGLLPVELAVAAEELGRAAAPGPYVETLAAAELLGGSPWLPRVAAGEAVVTLAVPHALDADVADLVLTADGAERKATGEAARSLDPARRLFRVPEGAGFTDLGVLLCAAQQVGLGQALLEVSVEYARTRRQFGRPIGEYQAIKHHLASAMVELEFARPLVYGAALAYGTPDFARDASAAKVAASEASYGMAKTALQVHGAIGYTDEYDPSLWIRKARALYSAWGTVAEHRARVVAAL
- a CDS encoding FadD3 family acyl-CoA ligase is translated as MNELTIPELVARAANEFPDAEAVVDGDVRVTYAELREQVRQVTGAFVGAGFVPGDRIAVWAPNGLRWIVTVLGALGAGATLVPLNTRYKGDEARWPLSKSEAKILFVEDGFLGIDYPGMLGVEGSGAPGLPALRTVVTFNGPARPGVISWDDFTAGAVSPDEADARAAAVRPETVADILFTSGTTGRPKGAVVTHEQNVLTYRAWTGRTGVRAGDRYLIVNPMFHSFGYKAGVLACVMRGATMVLQRTFDVPETLRLIEQEKITVLPGPPTVYTALLHAPGRDEHDLSSLRLAVTGAGDVPVTLVRRIKDELFPQVVTAYGLTEASGTVTACSVDDDDQTIATTSGRPIPDVEVAIVDGEGGRVPAGTDGRILVRGYNVMKGYLDDPEATAEAIRDGWLDTGDRGRLDERGNLTITGRTKEMFVVGGFNVYPAEVENALARHDAVAESGVVGVPDARMGEVGRAYVRLRPGAAATRDELVAHCRERLANFKVPREVVFVDDLPKTASGKIWRVKLKERDRA
- a CDS encoding Coagulation factor 5/8 type domain-containing protein, encoding MPVRRAACVPILLVLLLALLPAPRANAEGEPREVRGYIDAHSHLMAYEAFGGALMCGKPFDPRGIQEALRDCPDHAGNGVLAWWENFNKYGTPFGTHDPTGWPTFKDWPAYDSRTHQQVYYEWLERSWRAGQRVLVNHLVDNRQLCEIYPLKRTPCDEMASIRVQAQRMREMQSFIDERTGGPGKGWFRIVRDSAQARQVIEDGKLAVVLGIETSEPFGCRLVGGAPACTRADIDRGLDEARSLGVASMFVCHKYDNALCGVRFDGGVAGAFVNLANFVGTGRFWQAETCTGAAHDNTIAPAGEVGDALQPILKLLGMAGITLPIYPSGPHCNVRGLSDLGAYMIQGMMKRHMIVEVDHMSAKAAGQALGILEAARYPGVISSHSWMDATYLPRVYRLGGMVAGYGSAADRFTAEWRRDKAQRDPARPFGYGYGLDANGMGALPGPRTGGDAGPLRYPFASPIDPAVKLDRLRAGLRTWDLNTDGVANYGLVPDWIADIRAVGGPEITEDMARGAEVYLRMWRAAETAPS
- a CDS encoding aminoglycoside phosphotransferase family protein codes for the protein MSTSIRIDVPEALAASHSKHFGASGRAWIAALPDLANEFLDRWALRPDGPGRHGVASLVLPVTRADGTPAALKLQPVTDEHATEPVGLRVWDGEGAVRLLDHDPGTGTMLLERLDATRPLSSVADDDTALGVLADLLVRLVAVPAPEGLRRLADIAAAMLDEVPGAVPALGDPADRRLVRTCASAVAELVGEPGDRLLHWDLHYDNVLAAEREPWLAIDPKPLAGDPGFDLLPALDDRWDEVVAGGDVTRAVLRRFDLLTEALGLDRKRATGWTLGRVLQNALWDVEDGETALDPAQVAIATALLRHRAG
- a CDS encoding HNH endonuclease family protein; the protein is MRRLLMLALPAALSAALLGATAAPASATPPGIPSAATAESRLAALTVAAESHGSTYDRDLFPHWITISGTCNTRETVLKRDGTNVTTDSACAAKSGKWYSPYDGATWTQASDLDIDHMVPLAEAWASGAWSWTTSRRQSFANDLAGPQLWAVTDNVNQAKSDKDPAEWKPSVAAFRCTYARAWIQVKWSWGLTVDGSEKSALTTMLGTC
- a CDS encoding TetR family transcriptional regulator C-terminal domain-containing protein, with protein sequence MPGAGRRAAHDPALAEEQRNRYRTWSEALQLVLATSGHPSGPLLEEAAETVMTVVDGIGSQAVFDLGRWPAERQERQMRRQVTHVLSDLRRPVGNGAAEELGAGCELQPATLGQFIDRSARRGWPRSQFGHAPRVVNRSR